One stretch of Thermus filiformis DNA includes these proteins:
- a CDS encoding nitrous oxide reductase accessory protein NosL, producing the protein MRRRSFLKLLFALSLGTRAWAAPRPVRVGVDLCPYCNMLVLDARYAAQMVTTTGKVYSYDAIECLVDHLNGLSKPHLGWRGPRVTPKELYAPDFLESTREKAALYPVNRMVFLHHERIRTPMGGGLLAFRKREEAEAYAKDRGLKGALFLSWEEVLRRGKERPWVPG; encoded by the coding sequence GTGAGGCGGAGGAGCTTCCTGAAACTCCTCTTCGCCCTGTCCCTGGGAACTAGGGCCTGGGCCGCCCCCCGGCCCGTCCGGGTGGGGGTGGACCTCTGCCCCTACTGCAACATGCTGGTCCTGGACGCCCGCTACGCGGCCCAGATGGTCACCACCACCGGCAAGGTCTACAGCTACGACGCCATAGAGTGCCTGGTGGACCACCTGAACGGCCTCAGCAAGCCCCATCTGGGCTGGAGGGGCCCGAGGGTGACCCCCAAGGAGCTCTACGCCCCCGACTTCCTGGAAAGCACCCGGGAGAAGGCCGCCCTCTACCCGGTGAACCGGATGGTCTTCCTCCACCACGAGAGGATCCGCACCCCCATGGGGGGCGGTCTTCTGGCCTTCCGCAAGCGGGAGGAGGCCGAGGCCTACGCCAAGGACCGGGGCCTTAAGGGGGCCCTTTTCCTCTCCTGGGAGGAGGTCCTGCGCCGGGGCAAGGAGCGGCCTTGGGTGCCGGGGTAA
- a CDS encoding UvrD-helicase domain-containing protein, with the protein MKVIIASAGTGKTHALMELFRKRVGEGLPPHRVALVTFSRRAAEELLVRAPVPGAVVGTIHAFLRLLLTLAAPWTGRGVPEAADEFEAELVFQEEARSLLLEEGRDPRAEEELLEDLAFLFRKRAYAWPLVAADQEAEDLLALFGRVLERYRRRMGPRLGPADLELAALDLLQDPPAARLVAARFPLVLVDEYQDTSPLQARVFRALEEAGSEVVAVGDAKQSIYGFRNADVEAFRQAVREGEILGRLEVTHRHPEELAQFLNALTAHLFPEEHFPVRAKRPGGRVEVHWLEGRGDLDELRQEEARFLAARLLRAGEEFPFSQMAVLYRSRASLEALEPALRAHGVPYVVVKGRGFFGRPEVRAVYRALAYAASQASQEEDRFALLLGPYFGLSPQEALHPPKAALDRLEKIAHLAQLPPLEALKRLVRDEAFRARLDRRARQNLDALLALAGGREFKDLEGFLLWIRQGAEDPEAGEVPEGGEGVRLMTVHAAKGLEFPLVALFDVSRRELFRKPRLLVGRDGRVAREERGLLEEARAKEREESKRLLYVALSRAQEVLLVTGSHAGGPLSPWGQALAALGHGPTGRPTKVSPLSDPPRPRPSREGLEPAPYTGKVFGFTDLPPLQSPSRARKGASEDDREPPGAWEEEAPGWARAVGILTHWAIAEDLDPEAEATFAALLHQEVALFFPDRERLVAEVLDLLRAYRALMAEGRIAPLEARDEDHAELPLVLQEGETTWVGVADRVYRVGEAWFLEDYKTDQEVRPEEYRLQLEVYRKALEGAWGVRPRARLVFLRKKAVVDL; encoded by the coding sequence ATGAAGGTCATCATAGCCTCGGCAGGGACGGGGAAGACCCACGCCCTCATGGAGCTATTCCGGAAGAGGGTGGGGGAGGGCCTCCCCCCCCACCGGGTGGCCCTGGTCACCTTCAGCCGCCGGGCGGCGGAGGAGCTTCTGGTCCGCGCCCCCGTTCCCGGGGCGGTGGTGGGGACGATCCACGCCTTCCTCAGGCTTCTTCTCACCCTGGCCGCCCCCTGGACGGGAAGGGGGGTGCCCGAGGCGGCGGACGAGTTTGAGGCGGAGCTGGTCTTCCAGGAGGAGGCGCGGAGCCTCCTTTTGGAGGAGGGGCGGGACCCCAGGGCTGAGGAAGAGCTCCTAGAGGATTTGGCCTTCCTCTTCCGCAAGCGGGCCTACGCCTGGCCCTTGGTGGCCGCGGACCAGGAGGCCGAGGACCTCCTCGCCCTTTTCGGGAGGGTCCTGGAGCGCTACCGGAGGCGGATGGGGCCCCGGCTCGGCCCCGCCGACCTGGAGCTCGCCGCCTTGGACCTCCTACAGGACCCCCCTGCCGCCCGGCTGGTGGCCGCCCGCTTCCCCCTGGTCCTGGTGGACGAGTACCAGGACACGAGCCCCCTCCAGGCCCGGGTCTTCCGGGCTTTGGAAGAGGCGGGGAGTGAGGTGGTGGCCGTGGGGGACGCCAAGCAGTCCATCTACGGCTTCCGCAACGCGGACGTGGAGGCCTTCCGCCAGGCGGTGCGGGAGGGGGAGATTCTGGGGCGCCTGGAGGTCACCCACCGCCACCCCGAGGAGCTGGCCCAGTTCCTGAACGCCCTCACCGCCCACCTCTTTCCGGAGGAGCACTTCCCCGTGCGGGCCAAAAGGCCCGGGGGGCGGGTAGAGGTCCACTGGCTGGAGGGGAGGGGGGATCTGGACGAGCTTCGCCAGGAGGAGGCCCGCTTTTTGGCCGCCCGGCTCCTCCGGGCGGGGGAGGAGTTTCCCTTTTCCCAGATGGCCGTCCTCTACCGGAGCCGGGCCTCCCTCGAGGCCCTGGAGCCCGCCCTTAGGGCCCACGGCGTCCCCTACGTGGTGGTCAAGGGGCGGGGCTTCTTCGGGCGGCCGGAGGTGCGGGCCGTCTACCGGGCCCTGGCCTACGCCGCCTCCCAGGCCTCCCAGGAGGAGGACCGGTTCGCCCTCCTCCTAGGGCCCTACTTCGGCCTCTCCCCCCAGGAGGCCCTCCACCCGCCTAAGGCGGCCTTGGACCGGCTGGAAAAGATCGCCCACCTGGCCCAGCTTCCCCCCCTCGAGGCCCTCAAGCGGCTGGTCCGGGACGAGGCCTTCCGGGCCCGGCTGGACCGGAGGGCCCGGCAGAACCTGGACGCCCTCTTGGCCCTGGCGGGGGGGCGGGAGTTCAAGGACCTGGAGGGCTTCCTCCTCTGGATACGCCAGGGGGCAGAGGACCCGGAGGCGGGGGAGGTGCCCGAGGGGGGGGAGGGGGTGCGGCTCATGACCGTCCACGCGGCCAAGGGGCTGGAGTTTCCCCTGGTCGCCCTCTTTGACGTCTCCCGCCGGGAGCTCTTCCGGAAGCCCCGCCTCCTGGTGGGCCGGGACGGGCGGGTGGCCCGGGAGGAGCGGGGCCTTCTGGAGGAGGCCCGGGCCAAGGAGCGGGAGGAGTCCAAGCGCCTCCTCTACGTGGCCCTCTCCCGGGCCCAGGAGGTCCTCCTGGTCACGGGAAGCCACGCCGGGGGCCCCCTTTCCCCATGGGGCCAGGCCCTGGCCGCCCTGGGCCACGGGCCCACCGGCCGGCCCACCAAGGTCTCTCCCCTTTCCGATCCGCCCAGGCCCCGCCCTTCCCGCGAGGGGCTCGAGCCCGCCCCCTACACGGGGAAGGTCTTCGGCTTCACCGACCTTCCCCCCCTCCAGTCCCCCAGCCGGGCTCGGAAGGGGGCCTCTGAGGACGACCGGGAGCCCCCGGGGGCCTGGGAGGAGGAGGCCCCGGGCTGGGCCCGGGCGGTGGGCATCCTCACCCACTGGGCCATCGCGGAGGACCTGGACCCGGAGGCGGAGGCCACCTTCGCCGCCCTCCTCCACCAGGAGGTGGCCCTCTTCTTCCCCGATAGGGAGCGGCTCGTGGCCGAGGTCCTGGACCTCCTCCGGGCCTACCGGGCCCTGATGGCCGAGGGGCGGATCGCCCCCCTGGAGGCGAGGGACGAGGACCACGCGGAGCTTCCCCTGGTCCTGCAGGAGGGGGAGACCACCTGGGTGGGGGTGGCGGACCGGGTCTACCGGGTGGGGGAGGCCTGGTTCCTGGAGGACTACAAGACGGACCAGGAGGTCCGGCCCGAGGAGTACCGGCTCCAGCTCGAGGTCTACCGCAAGGCCCTGGAAGGGGCCTGGGGGGTGCGGCCCCGGGCCCGGCTCGTTTTCTTGCGCAAGAAGGCGGTGGTGGACCTTTGA
- a CDS encoding nitrous oxide reductase accessory protein NosL: MEKNRREVLKALGLVAFGSFALAHEGHDHGAQPGMGGMSGMGMAKADLIPPEPIPWDTATCAFCNMPIATPKGPYMGRTFQPGFFEQTYSQIVFKEPRKAPHSGEMVKALHFESIACMVNYAWVHGIVDGDGATFYVTDRKAYDPARPRETVRLIPAREAVFYWGEKMMVVMNARLLAFAKEEDAQAFAEANKAAHGRQALYRFQTLWDLAPLPEMNLVGLLARHAGLLK, from the coding sequence ATGGAGAAGAACCGGCGTGAAGTCCTGAAGGCTCTCGGTCTTGTGGCTTTCGGCTCCTTCGCCCTGGCCCATGAGGGGCACGACCACGGGGCCCAGCCCGGCATGGGGGGCATGAGCGGCATGGGCATGGCCAAGGCCGACCTCATCCCCCCCGAGCCCATCCCCTGGGACACGGCCACCTGCGCCTTCTGCAACATGCCCATCGCCACCCCCAAGGGGCCCTACATGGGCCGCACCTTCCAGCCCGGCTTCTTTGAGCAGACCTACTCCCAGATCGTCTTCAAGGAGCCCCGGAAGGCCCCCCACAGCGGCGAGATGGTCAAGGCCCTCCACTTTGAGTCCATCGCCTGCATGGTGAACTACGCCTGGGTCCACGGGATCGTTGACGGGGACGGGGCCACCTTCTACGTCACCGACCGGAAGGCCTACGACCCGGCCCGGCCCCGGGAGACGGTCCGCCTCATCCCCGCCCGGGAAGCGGTCTTCTACTGGGGGGAGAAGATGATGGTGGTGATGAACGCCCGCCTCCTGGCCTTCGCCAAGGAGGAGGACGCCCAGGCCTTCGCCGAGGCGAACAAGGCCGCCCACGGCCGCCAGGCCCTCTACCGCTTCCAGACCCTTTGGGACCTCGCTCCTCTTCCTGAGATGAACCTGGTGGGCCTTTTGGCCCGGCACGCGGGGCTTCTGAAGTGA
- a CDS encoding NosD domain-containing protein has protein sequence MRLFLLPFLGLALAGQVLEGPLVLSTPNAVLKDAVVVGRKEGSVLLLKAPGIRLENVRVEGVGEKDDFFEPDAALWMEGCHGCQVRGLEVQTPSAALRIEASRDVRVEGVRARGEGRAPGILAYNTPRLLVRDSRLEGFLDGVYLELAPEAQVLENQVEGSFRYGLHLMFTYRARVEGNRLRANRAGSAVMHGAENRVLRNVFEAQRGPLASGLLVQGETGGEFAQNVFRENTVGLFLLSSQGGLYRENLFLRNGFAILVQKDRSGENRAEFLANRFLGNLYDLAVDDPNPRLAFRENAFDRALPLDLDKDGRGDLPYLPATGFALWVSRHPPLSLFAESPAVLLWQEAERLVPGLRLSLADPAPLPLGRPGGRPEVGMLALGLVFLGGALWWRR, from the coding sequence GTGAGGCTCTTCCTCCTCCCCTTCCTGGGCCTGGCCCTGGCCGGCCAGGTCCTGGAGGGCCCTTTGGTCCTCTCCACCCCGAACGCGGTCCTCAAGGACGCGGTGGTGGTGGGCCGGAAGGAGGGGAGTGTCCTCCTTCTGAAGGCCCCGGGCATCCGCCTGGAGAACGTCCGGGTGGAAGGGGTGGGGGAGAAGGACGACTTCTTTGAGCCGGACGCCGCCCTATGGATGGAGGGGTGCCACGGGTGCCAGGTCAGGGGCCTCGAGGTCCAGACCCCCAGCGCCGCCCTCCGCATAGAGGCCTCCCGGGACGTGCGGGTGGAGGGGGTGCGGGCCCGGGGGGAGGGGAGGGCCCCGGGCATCCTGGCCTACAACACCCCCCGCCTTCTCGTCCGGGATAGCCGGCTCGAGGGCTTCCTGGACGGGGTCTACCTGGAGCTCGCCCCGGAGGCCCAGGTCCTGGAAAACCAGGTGGAGGGCTCCTTCCGCTACGGCCTCCACCTGATGTTCACCTACCGGGCCCGGGTGGAGGGGAACCGGCTTCGGGCCAACCGGGCGGGCTCGGCGGTGATGCACGGGGCGGAAAACCGCGTCCTGAGGAACGTGTTTGAGGCCCAGCGGGGGCCTTTGGCCTCGGGGCTTCTGGTCCAGGGGGAGACCGGGGGGGAGTTCGCCCAGAACGTCTTCCGGGAAAACACCGTGGGCCTCTTCCTCTTAAGTAGCCAAGGGGGCCTCTACCGGGAGAACCTCTTCCTGCGAAACGGCTTCGCCATCCTGGTCCAGAAGGACCGCTCCGGGGAGAACCGGGCGGAGTTTTTGGCCAACCGCTTCCTGGGCAACCTCTACGACCTGGCGGTGGACGACCCGAACCCCCGCCTGGCCTTCCGGGAAAACGCCTTTGACCGGGCACTTCCCTTGGACCTGGACAAAGACGGCCGGGGCGACCTCCCTTACCTCCCCGCCACCGGCTTCGCCCTCTGGGTGAGCCGCCACCCCCCCTTGAGCCTCTTCGCGGAAAGCCCGGCGGTCCTCCTCTGGCAGGAGGCGGAGCGCCTCGTCCCGGGCCTGCGGCTTTCCCTCGCCGACCCGGCCCCCCTCCCCCTGGGGCGCCCTGGGGGGAGGCCGGAGGTGGGGATGCTGGCCCTGGGCCTGGTCTTTTTGGGAGGAGCCCTATGGTGGAGGCGGTGA
- a CDS encoding ATP-binding cassette domain-containing protein, protein MVEAVNLEKRGRLKGVSFRLEAGGYLLLGPNGAGKSTLLALLAGRLLPDGGKARLLGRPPRDPGLVPLRAYVPQQVALPPFLTVLEVLEMARRLKGLPPSALEEAAERMGLEGRLSSRVGTLSGGYRQRLALAAGLMGRPPVWLLDEPISALDPGGLRRFVLWAQDHLEGGGLLLVSLHRLEEVQDLGGRALLLFRGKLLLELPVEELFTYRLADGTPLSGVLRDVHPKVREVFYGEEPA, encoded by the coding sequence ATGGTGGAGGCGGTGAACCTGGAAAAGCGGGGGCGGCTTAAGGGGGTCTCCTTCCGCCTGGAGGCGGGGGGCTACCTCCTCCTCGGCCCCAACGGGGCGGGGAAGAGCACCCTCCTCGCCCTTCTCGCGGGCCGCCTCCTGCCGGACGGAGGGAAGGCCCGCCTCCTCGGTCGGCCTCCCAGGGACCCGGGCCTCGTCCCTTTGCGGGCCTATGTGCCCCAGCAGGTGGCCCTCCCCCCCTTCCTCACCGTCCTCGAGGTCCTGGAGATGGCCCGGAGGCTCAAGGGGCTTCCCCCTTCCGCCCTCGAGGAGGCGGCGGAGCGGATGGGCCTGGAGGGGCGCTTGAGCTCCAGGGTGGGGACCCTCTCCGGCGGGTACCGGCAGCGGCTGGCCCTGGCGGCGGGCCTGATGGGAAGGCCCCCCGTCTGGCTCCTGGACGAGCCGATTAGCGCCCTGGACCCCGGGGGGCTTAGGCGGTTCGTCCTCTGGGCCCAGGACCACCTGGAGGGCGGGGGGCTTCTTTTGGTCTCCCTCCACCGCCTGGAGGAGGTCCAGGACCTGGGGGGAAGGGCCCTCCTCCTCTTTCGGGGGAAGCTCCTTTTGGAGCTTCCCGTGGAGGAGCTTTTTACCTACCGTTTGGCCGACGGCACCCCCCTTTCGGGGGTGCTGCGGGACGTGCACCCTAAGGTGCGGGAGGTGTTTTATGGAGAAGAACCGGCGTGA